One Candidatus Nitronauta litoralis genomic window, ATACCGAAGGATAAAAAATTTTATTTCCACCCGGGGCAGTACGTCAATTTCATCCTTGCTGAAAACCGTAAAAGAGCATTTTCTCTAGCTTCATTGCCAGACGAAAGTGGAGTATTGGAGTTTCACATTAAACGGATCCGGGGTGGGTTCTTTTCTGAATTTCTATTGGATATTCTTAAAACAGGAGATGAAATATGCATTGAAGGTCCCTATGGGAAATTCCATTTGGACGAGGAATCAAATAGACCGACTTTATTTATTGCCGGTGAAACGGGATTTGCCCCAATTCGTCCAATGATAGAAAAAAGATTGGAAAAGGAGGACAGTGCCCCTGTGAGGCTTTATTGGGGGGTCCCGAGTAGCAGACATTTATATTTGAAAGATCAAATTAATAAATGGGAGCGAAGATATCAACATTTCAAATTTATTCCCGTTTCCTCCGATTTGAAAGAAACCTGGAATGGTAGAAGGGGGCAGGTCCATAAAGCCGTTGTAGAGGATAACAACGATTTGTCACCTTATGATGTCTACATGGCCGGACCATTGGAGATGTTTGAAATTGCGGGCAAAGTCTTGCCTGCCTTTGGTCTAAATGAGGATCGCTGTTTTTCTGAGAGGTTTTCCTTTGGTAACAATTCCTGTGAACAAAAGAGTGGGTTGATAAAATTGGGGCTGAAACGCCTTTTTGGTAAGCGATAAAAAAACTAATTTAATAGGAAAATTTAAACAAATAAGCCTGTTTATTTGACACAACTGAAAGGAAAAATAATGACAAAAAGCGAGTTGATTTTTGCCGTCACCAAAAAATGTAAAGGGGATCAGATTTCAAAACGTCTGGTCCGGGATTGCATCGATGCCACGTTTTCTATTATTGGAAAATCCATCAAGAAGGAAAAGAGATTTGTTTATCCATGTTTCGGAACGTTTTCGGTTCGGAGTCGAAAAGCCCGAATGGGTAAAAATCCCCAGACAGGCGATCCAATAAAAATAAAGGCAAGTAGAACTGTGGGGTTCAAACCGGCACCAACTTTAAAAGGAACTCTTTAGATTGTTTGAAATTCATGTGGAAACTTGATGAAAGAGCACAGAAAAGGATGTTGGCTTTTTATTGTTTTTAGACAGTAGAGATTGTTTTTCCTGTATTTGAGAAAACTTTATGGAGAACAAAATATTCTAATATTTTGAGGGTTAAAATTATGACAATTCTTGTTGGTGCGGTGGTTTTTGGGGTAATCGTTATTACCCTTTCAGCCCTATTGTAAGGTGCGTTTGTTTGAAATGTGTTCCCCGTCAGCCAAATCTGGTCCAAAAAAGGTAAAAAGTTAAGAGACACTTTTGCTGACCTTTCCTATAGTAGGGAGAGCGTTATGAAGAAGGAAGGTATGGTGAAGGAAATTCGTCGTCGGACGCGGAAGAAGTATTCGTCTGAAGAGAAGATACGGATCGTTCTGGATGGTCTTAAGAGGTGATGAGAGTATTTCGGAAATCTGTTGGCGTGAGGGGATTCCAGGCAACCTGTATTACCGCTGGAGCAAGGACTTCCTGGGAGGCCGGTAAGAAACGATTGATGGAAGATACGGCAAGAGAATCCAACTTAACTGAGGTTGTGGATTTAAAGAAGGAGAATGGGTATCTCAAGCAGTTGGTTGCCGAAATGCCTCTGAAGAACCGAGTCCGTAAAAGTCTGAATGGCACGGATTCAGAGGACATCGATATATGAGATACGGACCATCTTAGAAGCGAGAGATCATCCGGGTTGTTGAGGAGTCGGAGCTATCAGTCGCCGGAGTTTAAGGGGACTGGGAGTCCACGGCTAAAAACCTAACGCGACAAGTCCATTCTGATCCACATTCGGCTCACGGGAAAAAGATATTAATAATGTAATAAATTAA contains:
- a CDS encoding 2Fe-2S iron-sulfur cluster binding domain-containing protein, with the protein product MSFQIYIDKGKSSFNVLHEESILDGSIRNGVHLPHGCSHGECGNCRAKVTKGEWSYLHGYSPGILSKKEIEQGWIIVCKAEPKSDLELQIPRSGEINFQRQKINCCIEKIEAVAEDVFKLLMKIPKDKKFYFHPGQYVNFILAENRKRAFSLASLPDESGVLEFHIKRIRGGFFSEFLLDILKTGDEICIEGPYGKFHLDEESNRPTLFIAGETGFAPIRPMIEKRLEKEDSAPVRLYWGVPSSRHLYLKDQINKWERRYQHFKFIPVSSDLKETWNGRRGQVHKAVVEDNNDLSPYDVYMAGPLEMFEIAGKVLPAFGLNEDRCFSERFSFGNNSCEQKSGLIKLGLKRLFGKR
- a CDS encoding HU family DNA-binding protein, with the protein product MTKSELIFAVTKKCKGDQISKRLVRDCIDATFSIIGKSIKKEKRFVYPCFGTFSVRSRKARMGKNPQTGDPIKIKASRTVGFKPAPTLKGTL